In Mytilus trossulus isolate FHL-02 chromosome 6, PNRI_Mtr1.1.1.hap1, whole genome shotgun sequence, a single window of DNA contains:
- the LOC134721024 gene encoding brain-specific homeobox protein homolog has translation MNISSFSENSSSRPTSFFIEDILLNKPKTMCRAEINHGLFRPGIPEYGFQCIPGTHLLYPHQVLQAQNFLHKHSDHPFLIPTAGFPLNPLFQHDSPGKHCRRRKARTVFSDQQLNGLEKRFETQRYLSTPERVELAAQLSLSETQVKTWFQNRRMKHKKLQKKPLDSSTDTNNQSDEHSRDCDTPESNPEDNYFKHPASFPFSHFKSSASTISVPNNQQHDESEPEEEIDVVETDPDETT, from the exons ATGAACATTAGTTCTTTTTCTGAAAATTCTTCATCCAGACCAACATCGTTCTTTATAGAGGATATCTTGTTAAACAAACCAAAGACAATGTGCCGTGCAGAAATAAACCACGGACTCTTCCGTCCCGGTATACCAGAATACGGATTCCAATGCATTCCGGGAACTCATCTTTTGTATCCTCATCAAGTATTACAAGCACAGAACTTTCTACACAAGCATTCAGACCACCCGTTCCTGATACCAACGGCTG GATTTCCTCTGAATCCGTTATTCCAACACGACAGTCCAGGAAAACATTGCCGACGAAGGAAAGCTCGGACAGTATTTAGTGATCAACAACTCAATGGTCTAGAAAAGAGGTTCGAAACTCAAAGATATCTTTCTACACCGGAGAGGGTAGAATTGGCAGCACAACTGAGCTTATCAGAAACACAG gtaAAGACATGGTTCCAGAATAGAAGGatgaaacataaaaaacttCAGAAAAAGCCACTCGATTCTTCAACTGACACCAACAACCAATCAGATGAACATTCTAGAGATTGTGATACACCAGAATCAAACCCAGAAGACAATTATTTCAAACACCCCGCAAGTTTTCCATTTAGTCATTTTAAATCTAGTGCTTCGACGATATCAGTGCCAAATAACCAACAACATGACGAATCGGAACCGGAAGAGGAAATAGATGTCGTGGAAACGGATCCTGATGA
- the LOC134723293 gene encoding uncharacterized protein LOC134723293 isoform X2 — protein MRGYFALVLCFSAVHCYRTIQFQRGTKAIVKWDLSQSVSTTSAAIMRNYTSVIFTISHGSVIPNTEDSRYEIDKHMSNTITAIEFTILNVNSEDSAVYTLQDTNKIFGGVTLVVTDFPITENKPSQSARSDGSVTVVILIVIGSVVLAIAVIVVFRRNYLKRSMSGDSGDNDSTYVNMKDNLDPVSTSARENSYVSAQIEKPTIDNVYSEVIKKTKQTSDTYPGTEHQLTRETDLETENQLTRETDLETENTPTRVSDPEPGHQQNNEQKDTDQLVYVEVTFDDDKKPEEGTVQKNLTRTTYEEVDFNATAVLANNNNSS, from the exons ATGAGGGGATATTTTGCATTGGTGCTTTGTTTCTCTGCTGTCCACTGTT ACAGAACAATACAATTCCAGAGAGGGACAAAGGCAATAGTAAAATGGGATCTATCTCAGTCCGTATCAACAACCAGTGCTGCCATAATGAGAAACTATACCTCAGTAATCTTCACTATCTCTCATGGTTCTGTAATTCCAAACACAGAAGACAGTAGGTACGAAATAGACAAGCACATGTCAAATACCATAACAGCCATCGAATTTACTATTCTGAATGTAAATAGTGAAGATTCAGCTGTCTACACATTACAGGATACCAACAAAATATTTGGTGGAGTTACATTGGTCGTTACTG acTTTCCAATAACAGAAAATAAGCCATCTCAGTCAGCCAGGTCTGACGGTAGTGTGACAGTAGTTATATTGATTGTCATCGGATCAGTTGTACTTGCTATAGCAGTGATTGTCGTTTTTAGGAGAAACTATCTGAAGAGAA GTATGAGTGGTGACAGTGGTGACAATGATTCAACTtatgtaaacatgaaagacaatTTAGACCCAGTCAGCACATCAGCGCGAGAAAACAGTTACGTTTCGG CACAGATTGAAAAACCTACAATTGATAATGTTTACAGCGAAGTaataaagaaaactaaacaaaccAGTGACACATATCCTGGAACGGAACATCAACTTACTAGAGAAACTGACCTAGAAACGGAAAATCAACTTACTAGAGAAACTGATCTAGAAacggaaaatacacctactaGAGTATCTGATCCTGAACCTGGACatcaacaaaacaatgaacaa aaagaTACAGATCAGTTAGTTTACGTCGAAGTTACCTTTGACGATGACAAAAAGCCGGAAGAAGGAACCGTTCAGAAGAACCTTACCAGAACAACGTACGAAGAGGTTGACTTTAACGCCACTGCTGTTCTAGCAAACAATAACAATTCATCTTGA
- the LOC134723293 gene encoding uncharacterized protein LOC134723293 isoform X1, translating to MRGYFALVLCFSAVHCYRTIQFQRGTKAIVKWDLSQSVSTTSAAIMRNYTSVIFTISHGSVIPNTEDSRYEIDKHMSNTITAIEFTILNVNSEDSAVYTLQDTNKIFGGVTLVVTDFPITENKPSQSARSDGSVTVVILIVIGSVVLAIAVIVVFRRNYLKRSMSGDSGDNDSTYVNMKDNLDPVSTSARENSYVSAAQIEKPTIDNVYSEVIKKTKQTSDTYPGTEHQLTRETDLETENQLTRETDLETENTPTRVSDPEPGHQQNNEQKDTDQLVYVEVTFDDDKKPEEGTVQKNLTRTTYEEVDFNATAVLANNNNSS from the exons ATGAGGGGATATTTTGCATTGGTGCTTTGTTTCTCTGCTGTCCACTGTT ACAGAACAATACAATTCCAGAGAGGGACAAAGGCAATAGTAAAATGGGATCTATCTCAGTCCGTATCAACAACCAGTGCTGCCATAATGAGAAACTATACCTCAGTAATCTTCACTATCTCTCATGGTTCTGTAATTCCAAACACAGAAGACAGTAGGTACGAAATAGACAAGCACATGTCAAATACCATAACAGCCATCGAATTTACTATTCTGAATGTAAATAGTGAAGATTCAGCTGTCTACACATTACAGGATACCAACAAAATATTTGGTGGAGTTACATTGGTCGTTACTG acTTTCCAATAACAGAAAATAAGCCATCTCAGTCAGCCAGGTCTGACGGTAGTGTGACAGTAGTTATATTGATTGTCATCGGATCAGTTGTACTTGCTATAGCAGTGATTGTCGTTTTTAGGAGAAACTATCTGAAGAGAA GTATGAGTGGTGACAGTGGTGACAATGATTCAACTtatgtaaacatgaaagacaatTTAGACCCAGTCAGCACATCAGCGCGAGAAAACAGTTACGTTTCGG cagCACAGATTGAAAAACCTACAATTGATAATGTTTACAGCGAAGTaataaagaaaactaaacaaaccAGTGACACATATCCTGGAACGGAACATCAACTTACTAGAGAAACTGACCTAGAAACGGAAAATCAACTTACTAGAGAAACTGATCTAGAAacggaaaatacacctactaGAGTATCTGATCCTGAACCTGGACatcaacaaaacaatgaacaa aaagaTACAGATCAGTTAGTTTACGTCGAAGTTACCTTTGACGATGACAAAAAGCCGGAAGAAGGAACCGTTCAGAAGAACCTTACCAGAACAACGTACGAAGAGGTTGACTTTAACGCCACTGCTGTTCTAGCAAACAATAACAATTCATCTTGA